A single Stigmatella aurantiaca DNA region contains:
- a CDS encoding gliding motility protein has product MRFRRLVMVGALAALCGVGCKREESKSSGAGGGAAPSRSKGALVGGMGTLLAPGKAVDLRVTPDGQFLTYLLEAKKPRLDGIPPQMVLGELYLVPAAGGTPRKLGEGVTNVPGGLLFTAKPGYVLFLGGYNPASQSGALYAQPLADPTAEPVKLGTNVTYMLPSPDGQRVAFVDGGVLKLGPLPQGPFQDVGGEVSTAQFTPDGKVLFFKRKLVAAGGLAAVRVEQPAEAPRKLGDYVGDYEVSKDGRHVAWQVRSEAVRGMYDLFIADLADLKPRQVATGTKVFGFSPDSQWLARTENGKPEELGELTVGPANGSAGRKVGERVEEFSFAPDSGALGFLERYDPSARAGLMSVVKLPDGTTKQVGNRVPNFTWGTEGKYVAFLSRFLKPIYSVDLMIYEVGAEASEKVHPGVFGYGFTPGDKEVVFRTNCIREGRACDFKALALPKTQAEPVTWLQSIFSYKLSSDGQRVLVSYARMDSDSYDVAVYDVKTQARKTLEQRVKIPAYFAGEGDSLVAFLISEGAAPGVYTAPAQP; this is encoded by the coding sequence ATGCGGTTTCGTCGTCTCGTCATGGTGGGAGCGCTCGCGGCGCTCTGCGGCGTGGGGTGCAAGCGCGAGGAGTCCAAGTCCAGCGGCGCGGGCGGCGGTGCGGCCCCCAGCCGGAGCAAGGGCGCGCTGGTGGGCGGCATGGGGACGCTGCTGGCCCCGGGCAAGGCGGTGGACCTGCGGGTGACACCGGATGGCCAGTTCCTCACCTACCTGCTGGAGGCGAAGAAGCCCCGGCTCGACGGGATTCCCCCGCAGATGGTGCTGGGCGAGCTGTACCTCGTCCCGGCGGCGGGCGGCACGCCGCGCAAGCTGGGCGAGGGCGTCACCAACGTGCCGGGCGGCCTGCTCTTCACCGCGAAGCCGGGGTACGTGCTGTTCCTGGGCGGCTACAACCCGGCGAGCCAGTCCGGGGCGCTGTACGCGCAGCCGCTGGCGGACCCCACCGCCGAGCCGGTGAAGCTGGGCACGAACGTGACGTACATGCTGCCGAGCCCGGACGGGCAGCGGGTGGCCTTCGTGGACGGCGGGGTGCTGAAGCTGGGCCCACTGCCGCAAGGGCCCTTCCAGGACGTGGGCGGCGAGGTGTCCACGGCCCAGTTCACCCCGGACGGCAAGGTGCTGTTCTTCAAGCGCAAGCTGGTGGCCGCGGGCGGGCTGGCGGCGGTGCGGGTGGAGCAGCCCGCGGAGGCCCCGCGCAAGCTGGGCGACTACGTGGGTGACTACGAGGTGTCCAAGGACGGCCGCCACGTGGCGTGGCAGGTGCGCAGCGAGGCCGTGCGCGGCATGTACGACTTGTTCATCGCGGACCTGGCGGACCTGAAGCCCCGGCAGGTGGCCACGGGGACGAAGGTGTTCGGCTTCTCGCCGGACAGCCAGTGGTTGGCGCGCACGGAGAACGGCAAGCCCGAGGAGCTGGGCGAGTTGACCGTGGGCCCCGCCAACGGGAGCGCCGGGCGCAAGGTGGGCGAGCGCGTGGAGGAGTTCTCCTTCGCGCCGGACTCCGGGGCGCTGGGCTTCCTGGAGCGGTATGACCCCTCGGCGCGCGCGGGGCTGATGAGCGTGGTGAAGCTGCCGGATGGGACGACGAAGCAGGTGGGCAACCGCGTGCCCAACTTCACCTGGGGCACGGAGGGCAAGTACGTGGCGTTCCTCTCGCGCTTCCTCAAGCCCATCTACTCGGTGGACTTGATGATCTACGAGGTGGGGGCGGAGGCCTCGGAGAAGGTGCACCCGGGCGTCTTCGGCTACGGCTTCACGCCGGGAGACAAGGAGGTCGTCTTCCGCACCAACTGCATCCGCGAGGGCCGGGCGTGTGACTTCAAGGCGCTGGCCCTGCCGAAGACGCAGGCCGAGCCGGTCACGTGGCTCCAGAGCATCTTCAGCTACAAGCTCTCCTCGGATGGCCAGCGCGTTCTCGTCTCCTACGCGCGCATGGACTCGGACTCCTACGACGTGGCCGTCTACGACGTGAAGACGCAGGCCCGGAAGACGCTGGAGCAGCGGGTGAAGATCCCCGCCTACTTCGCGGGCGAGGGGGACTCGCTCGTCGCTTTCCTCATCAGCGAGGGCGCCGCGCCCGGCGTGTACACCGCCCCGGCCCAGCCCTAG
- a CDS encoding TraR/DksA family transcriptional regulator yields MTRVNELLRIRELLQRRRREILTVSLGTHRELDALKQQEKDPEYEEGAQSELADYTLSSLVEAQRREIMLIDAALRRMDENVFGECVDCGTEIPMERLEAMPFAIRCEEDATSHELETRGGRMATSSL; encoded by the coding sequence ATGACTCGAGTCAATGAACTGCTGAGAATCCGAGAACTCCTGCAGCGCCGCCGCCGGGAAATCCTCACGGTGAGCCTGGGGACCCACCGGGAGCTGGACGCGCTCAAGCAACAGGAGAAGGACCCCGAGTACGAGGAGGGGGCCCAGTCCGAGCTGGCCGACTACACGCTGTCCAGCCTGGTCGAGGCCCAGCGCCGGGAGATCATGCTCATCGACGCCGCGCTGCGGCGCATGGATGAGAACGTCTTCGGGGAGTGCGTGGACTGCGGCACCGAGATTCCCATGGAGCGCCTGGAGGCCATGCCCTTCGCCATCCGCTGCGAGGAGGACGCCACCAGCCATGAGCTGGAGACGCGCGGCGGGCGCATGGCCACCTCGTCCCTGTAG
- a CDS encoding DUF1795 domain-containing protein, translating to MSSRTMQHGNLRMSLPEGWSDATQIVAVGPMEKGFRSSLAVSSEPAAPREGLGQHAARVLPMLRKVTEQFELVAEGPATFGTQNGFLREYRHVARGVKLSQLQFYVLSGGLVHTFTYTQLAERMTVSRATAERLFASVFLGDAPVATPMSPRIRPKGVHFRFLRSIAA from the coding sequence ATGAGTTCGCGAACGATGCAGCACGGCAACCTGAGGATGTCCTTGCCGGAGGGCTGGTCGGACGCGACGCAGATCGTCGCGGTGGGGCCGATGGAGAAGGGCTTCCGCAGCAGCCTGGCGGTGTCGTCCGAGCCGGCGGCGCCGCGAGAGGGGTTGGGGCAGCACGCGGCGCGGGTGCTGCCGATGCTGCGCAAGGTGACGGAGCAGTTCGAGCTGGTGGCCGAGGGCCCCGCCACCTTCGGCACGCAGAACGGCTTCCTGCGCGAATACCGGCACGTGGCCCGGGGCGTGAAGCTTTCGCAGCTCCAGTTCTACGTGCTGAGCGGCGGGCTGGTGCACACGTTCACGTATACGCAGCTGGCCGAACGGATGACGGTCAGCCGGGCCACGGCGGAGCGGCTCTTCGCCTCGGTGTTCCTGGGCGACGCGCCGGTGGCGACGCCGATGTCGCCGCGCATCCGTCCCAAGGGCGTGCACTTCCGGTTCCTGCGCAGCATCGCCGCCTGA
- a CDS encoding ExbD/TolR family protein: MAGAPVSPVKTPAQEEQLLRMRYRKAMARKKRKERDAAGEIKELNITAMMDMMTILLVFLLKSFASSSASVTASEDVRPPISTTRATPRDTVAVTITPKNILVGDKEVVRLVNGQVPADQLQGRLVLGLDAQLKKEVEKLKYIADRNPAAPFSRELSIIGDKKVPYDMLLTILYTAGQNELENYRFVVLMKEGAE; this comes from the coding sequence ATGGCTGGCGCGCCCGTCTCCCCCGTGAAGACCCCCGCCCAGGAGGAGCAGCTCCTGCGGATGCGCTATCGCAAGGCGATGGCGCGCAAGAAGCGCAAGGAGCGCGACGCGGCGGGCGAAATCAAGGAGCTGAACATCACCGCGATGATGGACATGATGACCATCCTCCTGGTGTTCCTGCTCAAGTCCTTCGCCTCGTCGTCCGCGTCGGTGACGGCCTCGGAGGATGTGCGGCCCCCCATCTCCACCACCCGCGCCACGCCCCGCGACACGGTCGCCGTCACCATCACCCCCAAGAACATCCTGGTGGGGGACAAGGAAGTGGTGCGGCTGGTGAATGGGCAGGTGCCCGCGGATCAGCTCCAGGGGCGGCTCGTGCTGGGGCTGGATGCCCAGCTCAAGAAGGAAGTGGAGAAGCTGAAGTACATCGCCGATCGCAACCCGGCGGCCCCCTTCAGCCGGGAGCTGTCCATCATCGGGGACAAGAAGGTCCCCTATGACATGCTGCTCACCATCCTCTACACCGCCGGCCAGAACGAACTGGAGAACTACCGGTTCGTGGTCCTCATGAAAGAGGGCGCGGAGTAG
- the trmFO gene encoding methylenetetrahydrofolate--tRNA-(uracil(54)-C(5))-methyltransferase (FADH(2)-oxidizing) TrmFO produces MPEAKPRVTVIGGGLAGSECAWQLARRGVAVTLREMKPHKRSPAHKTDQFAELVCSNSFRSDNPESAIGLLHAELRAVGSLILGRADTHRVPAGDALAVDREQFSDAVTQAVREHPLVEVVGGEVETLPDGLVVVATGPLTSDALTRELERYVGQKLYFYDSIAPIVSGDSIDLDIAFRQSRYGKGDGDDYLNLPMNQEEYYRFIAEVKAGQKLTPHSFEEPKYFEGCLPIEVMAERGDETLAFGPMKPVGLMDPRTGQAPYAVVQLRMEDRAGTAWNMVGFQTRLTWGEQKRIFTTCIPGLKDAEFLRMGQIHRNTFIDSPRLLDRDLSLKAERRLFFAGQITGVEGYVESSACGYLAALAVHARLTGQELVPPPATTALGSLYRHVTGEAHPPDYPHQPSNIIFGLFPPLPGRVKKAEKRARYAARAQEDLLAWLPTVAVGETLQQRSA; encoded by the coding sequence ATGCCGGAAGCGAAGCCGCGCGTGACAGTGATTGGTGGAGGGCTGGCGGGCAGTGAGTGCGCCTGGCAGCTTGCCCGGCGAGGGGTGGCGGTGACGTTGCGGGAGATGAAGCCGCACAAGCGCTCTCCGGCCCACAAGACGGATCAATTCGCCGAGCTGGTGTGCTCCAACTCCTTCCGCTCGGACAACCCGGAGAGCGCCATCGGGCTGCTGCACGCGGAGCTGCGCGCGGTGGGCTCCCTCATCCTGGGGCGGGCGGACACGCACCGGGTGCCGGCCGGCGATGCGCTCGCGGTGGACCGGGAGCAGTTCTCGGACGCGGTGACGCAGGCGGTGCGCGAGCACCCGCTGGTGGAGGTGGTGGGCGGCGAGGTGGAGACGCTGCCGGACGGGCTGGTGGTGGTGGCCACCGGGCCGCTCACCTCGGACGCGCTCACGCGAGAGCTGGAGCGGTACGTGGGGCAGAAGCTCTACTTCTATGACTCCATCGCGCCCATCGTCTCCGGGGACTCCATCGACCTGGACATCGCCTTCCGCCAGAGCCGCTACGGCAAGGGCGACGGGGACGACTACCTCAACCTGCCGATGAACCAGGAGGAGTACTACCGCTTCATCGCCGAGGTGAAGGCGGGCCAGAAGCTCACCCCGCACAGCTTCGAGGAACCCAAGTACTTCGAAGGGTGTCTGCCCATCGAGGTGATGGCGGAGCGGGGCGATGAGACGCTGGCCTTCGGGCCGATGAAGCCCGTGGGGCTGATGGATCCGCGCACGGGCCAGGCGCCCTACGCGGTGGTGCAGCTGCGCATGGAGGACCGGGCCGGCACGGCGTGGAACATGGTGGGCTTCCAGACGCGGCTGACCTGGGGCGAGCAGAAGCGCATCTTCACCACCTGCATCCCGGGGCTGAAGGACGCGGAGTTCCTGCGCATGGGGCAGATCCACCGCAACACGTTCATCGACTCGCCGCGGCTGCTGGACAGGGACTTGTCGCTGAAGGCGGAGCGGCGGCTGTTCTTCGCGGGACAGATTACCGGGGTGGAGGGCTACGTGGAGTCCTCGGCGTGCGGCTACCTGGCGGCGCTGGCGGTGCATGCGCGGCTGACGGGGCAGGAGCTCGTCCCGCCCCCGGCCACCACGGCGCTGGGCTCGCTGTACCGGCACGTGACGGGCGAGGCGCACCCGCCGGACTACCCGCACCAGCCCTCGAACATCATCTTCGGCCTGTTCCCGCCGCTGCCCGGGCGGGTGAAGAAGGCGGAGAAGCGGGCGCGGTACGCGGCGCGGGCGCAGGAAGACCTGCTCGCGTGGCTGCCCACCGTGGCCGTGGGAGAGACCCTGCAGCAGAGGAGCGCGTGA
- a CDS encoding MotA/TolQ/ExbB proton channel family protein — translation MIPLMSGLLDGLLLAAAPEGGKLGVVDSVVKFFKDGGPFMFVNLFWFACSLAVAAERFFTLMFRYNLHAPPFMEQISKLVMTGNVDRAVKLCSAAPNAPLAKVIRAGLTRANRGEIEVAKAVEEALVEHTPHVGARIPWLWSLANIATLVGLVGTIFGLIGTFQALGNVPAEQKQQLLSDGISKAMNNTAFALSIAVLCIVFHLILTSYSKGMVESVELNALRLENLLSRRNAGEPGDTDTRAA, via the coding sequence ATGATCCCCCTGATGAGCGGACTGCTGGACGGACTGCTGCTGGCCGCGGCTCCGGAGGGCGGCAAGCTGGGCGTGGTGGACTCCGTCGTGAAGTTCTTCAAGGACGGCGGCCCTTTCATGTTCGTGAACCTCTTCTGGTTCGCGTGCTCCCTGGCGGTGGCCGCTGAGCGCTTCTTCACGCTCATGTTCCGCTACAACCTCCATGCGCCGCCCTTCATGGAGCAGATCTCCAAGCTCGTCATGACGGGCAACGTGGACCGCGCGGTGAAGCTGTGCAGCGCGGCGCCCAACGCGCCCCTGGCCAAGGTGATCCGCGCCGGGCTCACCCGCGCCAACCGGGGCGAAATCGAGGTGGCCAAGGCCGTGGAGGAGGCCCTCGTGGAGCACACCCCGCACGTGGGCGCGCGCATCCCCTGGCTCTGGTCCCTGGCGAACATCGCCACCCTGGTGGGGCTGGTGGGCACCATCTTCGGCCTCATCGGCACCTTCCAGGCGCTCGGCAACGTGCCGGCGGAGCAGAAGCAGCAGCTGCTCTCGGACGGCATCTCCAAGGCCATGAACAACACGGCCTTCGCGCTGTCCATCGCGGTGCTGTGCATCGTCTTCCACCTCATCCTCACCTCGTACTCGAAGGGCATGGTGGAGAGCGTGGAGCTCAACGCGCTGCGGCTGGAGAACCTGCTGTCGCGCCGCAACGCCGGTGAGCCGGGCGACACGGACACGCGGGCCGCCTGA
- a CDS encoding ExbD/TolR family protein, producing the protein MAFYFSRRKLKPREEEETGELNIVPYLDILMNLIIFMLLSITGLASFGILNVSAPSYGGPSAGVQQDPGDQPKLTLSVLISRKGYFVNSENAILGDGTAPTIPLKADGGYDFEALGANMLEIKKAFPTETKVIIAADADVPYDTLIQTMDTCRETPGSPRRLLFPDVTLAGF; encoded by the coding sequence ATGGCGTTCTACTTCTCGCGGCGGAAGCTGAAGCCTCGTGAGGAAGAGGAGACGGGGGAGCTGAACATCGTCCCCTACCTCGACATCCTCATGAACCTCATCATCTTCATGCTGCTGTCGATTACCGGTCTGGCCTCGTTCGGCATCCTGAACGTGAGCGCGCCCAGCTATGGCGGCCCGTCCGCGGGCGTCCAGCAGGATCCGGGCGATCAGCCCAAGCTGACGCTCAGCGTGCTCATCTCCCGCAAGGGCTACTTCGTCAACAGCGAGAACGCCATCCTGGGCGATGGCACCGCGCCCACCATCCCCCTCAAGGCGGATGGGGGCTACGACTTCGAGGCGCTGGGGGCCAACATGCTGGAGATCAAGAAGGCCTTCCCCACGGAGACCAAGGTCATCATCGCCGCGGACGCGGACGTGCCCTACGACACGCTCATCCAGACGATGGACACCTGCCGGGAGACACCGGGCTCGCCCCGGCGGCTCCTGTTCCCGGACGTCACGCTGGCGGGGTTCTGA